Proteins encoded in a region of the Planococcus shixiaomingii genome:
- a CDS encoding glutamate synthase subunit beta translates to MGKATGFMEYERQTFKERNPAERIKDWNDYTAPLSEKEVREQGARCMDCGVPTCQSGMEINKVTTGCPVYHLIPEWNDLVYRGQWKEALRREHVMNNFPEFTGLACPAPCESACVLGINEPPVAIRTIERSIIERGFAEGWVVPEPPKTRTGKKVAVIGSGPAGLAAAAQLNKAGHLVTVFERSDRIGGLLTYGIPEMKLSYDVVKRRVDILEQEGISFLTNTEVGKNYPVSALSSDFDAVIMCTGATVHRDINVEGRELKGIEYAMDFLHSSTKSLLDSNLEDGNFISAEGKDVIVIGGGDTGTDCLATSVRQNCKSLVQFDVYDKKGAIRDEAGNPWPQYPQIHRVEYGQKEAAAVFGDDPRAYAVMTKKFVGDDNGNVKEVHTINVKLKIDEQGNRIREEIPGTEKVWKADLVLLAIGFSGPQQQLIQQLNVETEANSTVKAEYGKYTTNVEGVFAAGDMRRGQSLIVWAINEGREAARECDRFLMGTTVLP, encoded by the coding sequence ATGGGAAAAGCGACTGGATTTATGGAATATGAACGACAGACGTTCAAGGAACGCAATCCGGCAGAGCGGATCAAGGACTGGAACGACTATACGGCACCACTGTCGGAAAAAGAAGTGAGAGAACAGGGTGCACGCTGCATGGATTGCGGCGTACCGACATGTCAATCGGGCATGGAAATAAACAAAGTCACAACCGGCTGCCCGGTTTACCATCTGATACCGGAATGGAACGACCTCGTATATCGTGGCCAATGGAAAGAAGCGCTGCGCCGCGAACACGTCATGAATAATTTTCCGGAATTCACGGGACTTGCATGCCCTGCTCCTTGCGAAAGTGCATGCGTTCTTGGAATCAACGAGCCTCCTGTCGCCATCCGAACGATTGAACGTTCAATTATTGAAAGAGGCTTTGCGGAAGGATGGGTCGTTCCTGAACCGCCAAAAACCCGGACAGGCAAAAAAGTGGCCGTCATCGGTTCCGGTCCTGCCGGTCTCGCTGCCGCTGCCCAGCTCAATAAAGCCGGTCATTTGGTTACAGTTTTCGAAAGAAGCGATCGCATTGGCGGATTGCTGACTTACGGAATTCCGGAAATGAAACTGTCCTATGATGTAGTCAAACGCCGTGTCGATATTCTAGAACAAGAAGGCATCAGCTTTTTGACTAATACGGAAGTCGGGAAAAATTATCCGGTATCGGCATTAAGCTCCGATTTTGATGCTGTCATCATGTGTACCGGCGCTACGGTACACCGGGATATTAACGTGGAAGGCCGAGAGTTGAAAGGCATTGAATACGCAATGGATTTTCTGCATTCAAGCACTAAAAGCTTACTCGACTCGAACCTGGAAGACGGCAACTTTATTTCGGCTGAAGGCAAAGACGTCATCGTAATCGGCGGAGGCGATACCGGAACGGACTGTCTGGCAACATCTGTCCGCCAAAATTGCAAAAGCCTCGTCCAGTTTGATGTGTACGATAAAAAAGGGGCTATCCGCGACGAAGCTGGAAACCCGTGGCCGCAATACCCGCAAATTCATCGTGTTGAATACGGGCAAAAAGAAGCTGCAGCAGTTTTTGGCGACGATCCAAGAGCTTACGCCGTCATGACAAAGAAATTTGTCGGCGACGACAATGGAAATGTAAAAGAAGTCCATACAATTAATGTGAAATTGAAAATCGACGAACAAGGCAACCGCATCCGCGAAGAAATTCCGGGAACGGAAAAAGTATGGAAAGCGGACCTTGTGCTTTTGGCGATTGGTTTCAGCGGACCGCAGCAGCAATTGATTCAGCAATTGAATGTAGAAACAGAAGCAAACTCTACCGTCAAAGCGGAATACGGCAAATACACGACCAATGTGGAAGGTGTGTTTGCGGCAGGGGATATGCGCCGCGGCCAAAGCTTGATTGTCTGGGCGATAAATGAAGGCCGGGAAGCCGCACGCGAGTGTGACCGCTTCCTAATGGGAACTACCGTATTACCTTAA
- the gltB gene encoding glutamate synthase large subunit, translating to MKKKEYPVQQGLYHPDQEHEACGIGMIANINGEKSHAIVQNAINILCNLEHRGGQSSDTSTGDGAGILTQIPHRFFLKQCEKEGIHLPDEGKYGVGMVFMPQDYDLRMKAKEIIERIIIDEGQKCLGWRAVPVNDAFVGKVAQKTKPVMRQIFVGAAEELTNRKDFERKLYIIRKRIEQEMIGEEDFKDVYFSSLSAGTIVYKGMLIPEQLDSFYIDLNHPEFKSALALVHSRFSTNTFPSWQRSHPNRYSIHNGEFNTLRGNVNWMRARQALCSSPNFNEEELQKVLPVIDETGSDSSMFDNCFEFLHLSGRSLAHTAMMMVPEPWVNDPTIKQEKKDFYEFHSTLMEPWDGPAALVFTDGKQIAACLDRNGLRPARYYVTKTGMIVLGSEVGALDIFADDIVYKDRLQPGKMLVVDLEEGKIIPDEEIKLQIAAEYPYKDWVANNMIDLADLPAPASNPDYAVTEGLLEQQQAFGYTTEELQKIIKPLATEGKDPVGSMGYDSPLAVLSKKPQLLYNYFKQLFAQVTNPPLDAIREHIITAARTTIGAEGNLVQPDPKSSRHICLETPILTNIQLESLRQQKIEEFKAVTLPILFRADGGHEAMENELETLFKKADAAHAEGATLLILTDRGVNREFAAIPALLAVSGLHHHLIRKGVRTKVSILLESAEPREVHHFAALLSYGAEGINPYLAFRSIEELIAIDDIVGVTYEEAEKTYVQGVTDGIIKVLSKMGISTIQSYRGAQIFEAVGIHMDVIDKYFTRTSSRLGGIGLDIIAKEVLMRHAQAYPEREGGNRALDAGDEFQYREKGEDHQYNPVTIHTLQQACRTNNYDAFEKYTKLLTDEKANLQSIRGLLSFKKRTPVPIDEVESIEEICSRFKTGAMSYGSISAEAHEALAIAMNSIGGKSNSGEGGEQTSRFELDENGDNRRSAIKQVASGRFGVTSHYLVNADEIQIKVAQGAKPGEGGHLPGKKVYPWIAEVRGSTPGVELISPPPHHDIYSIEDLAELIFNLKNANPSARISVKLVSAVGVGTIAAGVAKGRADVVLISGYDGGTGAAPKTSLKHTGLPWEIGLAETHQTLLLNGLRDRIVVETDGKMMTGRDVVTAALLGAEEFGFSTAPLVVLGCIMMRVCHMDTCPVGIATQNPELRKKYMGNPEHVANFMRFIARQTRELMAELGFRTINEMIGRTDVLEANGAIDHWKAGGLDLSALLYQPDLPEKVGRYATIKQDHGLKQTLDYQELLPRSKKAIENGERVEVTTAIRNIHRATGTIIGSAVSKRYGAEGLPEDTINFNFQGSAGQAFGAFIPKGMTLKLVGDANDFVGKGLSGGKIIVYPASDSTFVPEKNTIIGNVAFYGASAGEAYIYGIGGERFAVRNSGANIVVEGVGDHGCEYMTGGRVVVLGKTGKNFAAGMSGGIAYVLDEDKTFAGRCNPEMVHLQPLAEPAEIQDLRNMVEKYAHYTNSANAKRILAHWEIFSAKFVRVIPKAYLKINDRINKLQSSGMTKFDAEMAAFEESKMAGAGK from the coding sequence ATGAAGAAGAAAGAGTACCCCGTCCAACAGGGGCTTTACCATCCAGATCAAGAACACGAAGCCTGTGGCATCGGAATGATTGCGAATATAAATGGTGAAAAATCGCATGCGATTGTCCAAAATGCTATTAACATACTTTGCAATTTGGAACATCGTGGAGGGCAATCTTCCGATACAAGTACTGGTGATGGGGCGGGAATCCTTACGCAAATCCCTCACCGTTTTTTCCTTAAGCAATGCGAAAAGGAAGGGATCCATCTTCCGGATGAAGGGAAATACGGAGTCGGCATGGTCTTTATGCCGCAAGACTATGATTTAAGAATGAAAGCCAAAGAAATTATTGAACGCATTATTATCGATGAGGGGCAAAAATGCCTTGGGTGGCGTGCAGTTCCGGTAAATGATGCATTTGTCGGCAAAGTGGCGCAAAAAACCAAACCGGTTATGCGTCAAATATTCGTTGGCGCAGCCGAAGAACTTACAAACCGCAAAGATTTCGAACGGAAATTATACATTATCCGCAAGCGGATTGAGCAAGAAATGATAGGTGAAGAAGATTTTAAAGACGTTTACTTCAGCAGCCTTTCGGCAGGAACAATTGTTTATAAAGGGATGCTGATTCCGGAACAATTGGATTCGTTTTATATCGACCTTAACCACCCTGAGTTCAAGTCAGCGTTGGCGCTTGTCCATTCCCGGTTCAGCACCAATACGTTCCCGAGCTGGCAGCGGTCTCACCCGAACCGCTATTCCATCCATAATGGGGAATTCAATACATTGCGCGGAAACGTCAACTGGATGCGGGCACGCCAAGCGCTTTGCAGTTCACCTAATTTCAATGAAGAAGAACTTCAAAAAGTTTTGCCGGTCATTGATGAAACTGGCAGCGATTCGTCAATGTTCGATAACTGCTTTGAGTTTCTGCATCTATCTGGCCGCTCGTTGGCGCATACTGCCATGATGATGGTGCCGGAGCCTTGGGTAAACGACCCGACAATCAAACAAGAGAAAAAAGATTTTTACGAGTTTCACAGCACATTGATGGAACCTTGGGACGGTCCGGCCGCCCTCGTCTTTACGGATGGCAAACAGATTGCTGCTTGTCTAGACCGCAACGGGCTCCGCCCTGCCCGCTACTATGTGACAAAAACCGGCATGATTGTGCTTGGTTCAGAGGTTGGGGCATTGGATATTTTTGCCGATGATATCGTTTATAAAGACCGCCTGCAGCCAGGGAAGATGCTGGTAGTTGATTTAGAAGAAGGAAAGATTATCCCGGACGAAGAAATCAAATTGCAGATTGCTGCTGAATATCCTTACAAAGACTGGGTTGCTAATAATATGATCGATTTGGCAGATCTTCCGGCGCCCGCATCCAATCCGGACTATGCCGTTACGGAAGGCTTGCTTGAACAGCAGCAAGCATTTGGCTATACAACAGAAGAACTGCAAAAAATTATTAAACCACTGGCAACGGAAGGGAAAGACCCGGTCGGTTCAATGGGATACGATTCACCGCTTGCCGTGCTGTCAAAAAAACCGCAACTTCTCTATAACTATTTCAAACAGCTATTTGCCCAAGTGACAAATCCGCCGCTTGATGCAATTCGTGAACATATTATCACTGCAGCCCGGACAACGATCGGCGCAGAAGGCAATCTAGTCCAGCCCGATCCGAAAAGCAGCCGCCATATCTGCCTGGAGACGCCGATTTTGACAAATATACAATTAGAATCGCTGCGACAGCAGAAGATTGAAGAATTTAAAGCAGTGACATTGCCGATTTTATTCCGTGCTGATGGCGGGCATGAAGCAATGGAGAATGAGTTGGAAACGCTGTTTAAAAAAGCGGACGCTGCCCATGCAGAAGGGGCGACGTTGCTTATCTTGACCGACCGGGGAGTAAACCGGGAATTTGCCGCTATCCCAGCCCTGCTTGCGGTTTCTGGGCTTCACCACCACTTGATCCGCAAAGGCGTACGGACAAAAGTAAGCATTCTCCTTGAATCGGCTGAACCGCGCGAAGTGCATCATTTTGCAGCGCTTCTCAGCTACGGGGCAGAAGGCATCAATCCTTATCTGGCATTCCGCTCAATTGAAGAACTTATCGCTATTGACGACATCGTTGGTGTCACTTATGAAGAAGCGGAAAAAACGTATGTTCAAGGTGTGACCGACGGCATCATCAAGGTGTTGTCGAAGATGGGGATTTCGACGATCCAAAGTTACCGCGGCGCCCAAATTTTTGAAGCGGTCGGCATCCATATGGACGTTATCGACAAGTACTTCACACGCACATCATCGCGTCTGGGTGGCATCGGTCTGGACATTATCGCAAAAGAAGTATTGATGCGGCACGCTCAAGCTTATCCTGAACGTGAAGGCGGTAACCGTGCGCTCGATGCAGGAGATGAGTTTCAATATCGCGAAAAAGGCGAAGACCATCAATACAATCCAGTGACAATCCACACGCTTCAGCAAGCTTGCAGAACCAATAATTACGATGCGTTCGAAAAGTACACAAAATTGCTGACGGATGAGAAAGCGAATTTACAGTCGATCCGCGGTTTGCTGTCATTTAAAAAGCGGACGCCTGTGCCGATTGATGAAGTGGAATCGATTGAGGAAATCTGCTCCCGCTTTAAAACCGGGGCAATGTCTTATGGTTCCATCTCTGCAGAAGCGCACGAAGCACTGGCAATTGCCATGAACAGCATCGGTGGAAAGAGCAATTCCGGAGAAGGCGGCGAGCAAACCTCCCGTTTTGAACTGGATGAAAATGGCGACAACCGCCGAAGTGCCATCAAGCAAGTAGCTTCCGGCCGCTTTGGCGTAACAAGCCATTACCTGGTCAATGCGGACGAAATTCAAATCAAAGTTGCCCAAGGTGCGAAACCAGGAGAAGGCGGACATTTGCCAGGCAAAAAAGTCTACCCGTGGATTGCAGAAGTACGCGGTTCAACGCCAGGAGTGGAATTGATTTCGCCGCCGCCTCATCACGATATTTATTCAATTGAAGATTTGGCGGAGCTGATTTTTAACTTGAAAAATGCCAATCCATCTGCGCGCATCAGTGTGAAGCTCGTTTCGGCAGTCGGCGTTGGAACAATTGCTGCCGGTGTGGCAAAAGGCCGGGCGGATGTCGTATTGATCAGCGGCTATGACGGCGGAACTGGAGCAGCTCCAAAAACAAGTTTGAAGCATACCGGCTTGCCTTGGGAAATCGGGCTTGCGGAAACGCATCAAACACTCTTATTGAATGGTTTGCGAGACCGGATCGTTGTGGAGACAGACGGCAAGATGATGACTGGCCGTGACGTAGTTACAGCAGCGCTTCTCGGGGCTGAGGAATTCGGCTTCTCTACTGCACCGCTTGTTGTGCTCGGCTGCATCATGATGCGAGTCTGCCATATGGATACTTGTCCTGTCGGCATTGCAACACAAAATCCGGAGCTGCGAAAAAAATATATGGGAAATCCGGAGCATGTCGCCAATTTCATGCGCTTTATTGCAAGGCAGACGCGTGAACTGATGGCGGAACTCGGGTTCCGTACCATTAACGAAATGATTGGAAGAACCGATGTTCTTGAAGCCAATGGAGCGATCGACCATTGGAAAGCCGGAGGCCTCGATTTGTCGGCGCTGCTTTACCAGCCGGATCTTCCGGAAAAAGTGGGCCGTTACGCGACCATCAAACAAGATCATGGTCTGAAGCAAACTCTCGATTATCAGGAACTGCTGCCTCGCAGCAAAAAAGCGATAGAGAACGGAGAGCGTGTGGAAGTTACCACCGCAATCCGCAACATTCACCGCGCGACAGGGACCATTATCGGCAGTGCGGTTTCCAAGCGTTACGGTGCGGAAGGCTTGCCTGAAGATACAATCAACTTCAACTTCCAAGGATCGGCAGGGCAAGCGTTCGGTGCCTTTATTCCAAAAGGGATGACACTCAAATTGGTTGGAGACGCCAATGACTTTGTCGGCAAAGGATTATCAGGCGGAAAAATCATCGTCTATCCAGCAAGCGATTCGACGTTTGTGCCTGAAAAAAACACTATCATCGGCAACGTGGCGTTTTACGGCGCATCGGCCGGAGAAGCCTATATTTACGGAATTGGAGGCGAGCGTTTTGCTGTCCGCAACAGCGGAGCTAATATTGTCGTTGAAGGCGTCGGCGACCACGGCTGTGAATATATGACAGGGGGCCGTGTCGTTGTTCTTGGCAAGACAGGAAAGAACTTTGCGGCCGGCATGTCAGGCGGCATCGCTTACGTGCTTGATGAAGACAAAACGTTTGCAGGGCGCTGCAACCCGGAAATGGTGCATTTGCAGCCGCTTGCTGAACCAGCGGAAATCCAAGACTTGCGCAACATGGTGGAAAAATATGCTCACTATACAAATAGCGCAAATGCCAAACGGATTTTGGCACATTGGGAAATCTTCTCCGCCAAATTTGTCCGAGTTATTCCGAAAGCATATCTGAAGATCAATGATCGCATCAATAAATTGCAAAGCAGCGGCATGACTAAATTTGACGCTGAAATGGCGGCATTTGAAGAAAGCAAAATGGCAGGAGCCGGAAAATAA
- the recQ gene encoding DNA helicase RecQ, whose protein sequence is MLEEARKLLQSYFGYETFRTGQEQAISQVFEGHNSICVMPTGGGKSMCYQIPALVMDGTTIVISPLISLMKDQVDALTAAGIPAAYINSSLDFDEVRETLHNVQQGAIKLLYIAPERLDSQIFLDELQGVHVPLIAVDEAHCISQWGHDFRPSYRLISRMMELFPNNPTVLALTATATPQVREDICRILAIDEEHTVMTGFERANLTFSVVRGQDRERFVKEYVEKNKKEAGIIYAATRKTVDSVHEMLVKKGIKAAKYHAGMPDQERKTGQEQFLNDEVTVMVATNAFGMGIDKSNIRYVIHYQLPKNMESYYQEAGRAGRDGLPSECFVLYASQDVQTQRFLIDQAQDPSRIPGELVKLQGMVDYCHTENCLQQFIIHYFGDMSAEPCGRCGSCLDERESMDVTKDVQMVLSCVVRMGQKFGKMLTAQVLTGSRNKKVLEFGFDKLSTYGILKHQSAKEVSNLMEFMISQDLLAVEQGAYPTIYVPDGGRDVLLGKRKVLRKGAVVTKQLSENDPLFEELRKVRKELADEAGVPPFVIFSDKALQDMCSRRPKTADSFLEVNGVGANKLEKYGDAFLEAIRLFEKNES, encoded by the coding sequence TTGTTGGAAGAAGCAAGAAAATTACTGCAATCATATTTCGGTTATGAAACATTCCGGACCGGCCAAGAACAGGCAATCTCACAAGTTTTTGAGGGGCATAATTCAATTTGCGTTATGCCTACTGGCGGCGGTAAGTCGATGTGCTATCAAATCCCTGCCCTAGTAATGGATGGGACAACCATTGTAATATCCCCTTTGATCTCGTTGATGAAAGACCAAGTTGACGCGCTTACCGCTGCAGGAATACCGGCCGCTTACATTAACAGCTCGCTTGATTTTGATGAAGTTCGCGAAACTTTGCATAACGTTCAACAAGGCGCAATCAAGTTATTGTATATCGCTCCTGAACGGCTTGATTCCCAAATTTTCTTGGATGAATTGCAGGGTGTGCATGTGCCGCTGATTGCAGTGGACGAAGCGCATTGTATTTCACAATGGGGGCATGATTTCCGCCCAAGTTACCGGTTGATCAGCCGGATGATGGAACTGTTTCCAAATAACCCGACAGTATTGGCGCTGACTGCGACAGCTACGCCGCAAGTTCGGGAAGATATTTGCCGCATCCTGGCTATTGATGAAGAGCATACCGTCATGACGGGCTTTGAACGGGCAAATTTGACATTTTCCGTAGTGCGCGGCCAGGACCGGGAACGTTTTGTAAAGGAATACGTAGAAAAAAACAAAAAAGAAGCAGGCATCATTTATGCCGCGACGCGGAAAACTGTGGATTCAGTGCACGAGATGCTTGTGAAGAAGGGCATCAAAGCAGCTAAATACCATGCAGGAATGCCGGATCAGGAACGGAAAACTGGACAGGAGCAATTTTTGAATGACGAAGTTACCGTCATGGTTGCGACCAATGCGTTTGGCATGGGCATAGATAAGTCGAACATCCGCTATGTTATCCACTACCAGCTTCCAAAAAATATGGAAAGCTATTACCAGGAAGCGGGACGTGCGGGACGCGACGGGTTGCCGAGTGAATGTTTCGTGTTATATGCCTCGCAAGATGTTCAGACCCAGCGCTTTTTGATCGATCAGGCGCAAGACCCAAGCCGCATTCCAGGGGAACTGGTGAAACTTCAAGGAATGGTCGATTACTGCCATACGGAAAACTGTTTGCAGCAATTTATCATCCATTATTTTGGCGATATGAGCGCTGAGCCATGTGGACGATGTGGCAGCTGTTTGGATGAACGGGAAAGCATGGATGTGACGAAGGATGTGCAAATGGTCCTGTCGTGCGTTGTCCGGATGGGGCAGAAATTCGGAAAAATGTTGACGGCTCAAGTGCTGACCGGTTCCCGCAATAAAAAAGTGCTGGAATTCGGCTTTGATAAATTGTCGACGTATGGCATCTTGAAGCATCAAAGCGCAAAAGAAGTTTCAAATTTAATGGAATTTATGATTTCGCAAGATTTGCTGGCCGTTGAACAAGGGGCATATCCAACGATTTATGTCCCGGATGGCGGACGGGATGTGCTGCTCGGCAAGCGGAAGGTTCTGCGAAAAGGTGCGGTGGTTACCAAACAGCTTTCAGAAAACGATCCGCTGTTTGAAGAATTGCGCAAAGTACGGAAAGAACTGGCGGATGAAGCTGGCGTGCCCCCGTTTGTCATTTTCTCCGATAAGGCACTGCAAGACATGTGTTCACGCCGCCCGAAAACCGCTGACAGCTTTTTGGAGGTCAATGGGGTAGGGGCTAATAAACTGGAGAAATATGGAGATGCTTTTTTGGAGGCCATCCGTTTATTTGAAAAAAATGAAAGCTAA